A genomic region of Rheinheimera sp. MMS21-TC3 contains the following coding sequences:
- the pyrE gene encoding orotate phosphoribosyltransferase — translation MKQFQRDFIEFALARQVLKFGSFTLKSGRTSPYFFNAGLFNTGSDLAKLGRFYAAALDDAGLEFDVLFGPAYKGIPIATTTAVALADHYNRDVPYCFNRKEAKAHGEGGNLVGSPLAGRIMLVDDVITAGTAIRESMQLIQAQGASLTGVLIALDRQERGKGELSAIQEVERDFATKVISIISLPDLINYLADKPEMAQHLDAVKAYRAEYGVEA, via the coding sequence ATGAAACAGTTTCAACGTGACTTTATTGAATTTGCCTTAGCGCGTCAGGTTTTAAAATTTGGCAGCTTTACCTTAAAGTCGGGCCGCACTAGCCCGTACTTTTTTAATGCAGGTTTATTTAATACAGGTAGTGATTTAGCTAAATTAGGTCGCTTTTATGCCGCTGCATTAGATGATGCAGGTTTAGAGTTCGATGTGCTATTTGGCCCTGCTTATAAAGGTATTCCTATAGCCACGACAACAGCTGTAGCGCTGGCGGATCACTATAATCGTGATGTGCCTTATTGCTTTAATCGCAAAGAAGCTAAAGCCCATGGTGAAGGGGGCAATTTAGTTGGCTCACCTTTAGCTGGGCGCATTATGTTGGTAGATGATGTGATTACTGCAGGTACAGCTATTCGTGAGTCTATGCAGCTTATTCAAGCACAAGGCGCAAGTTTAACCGGCGTATTAATTGCGTTAGATAGACAAGAACGCGGTAAGGGTGAGTTGTCGGCTATTCAAGAAGTGGAACGTGACTTTGCCACTAAAGTTATTTCAATTATTAGCTTACCAGATTTAATTAACTATTTAGCTGATAAACCAGAAATGGCCCAGCACTTAGACGCGGTTAAAGCCTACCGCGCCGAATATGGTGTTGAAGCCTAG
- the slmA gene encoding nucleoid occlusion factor SlmA, whose protein sequence is MPAPRRSNRKEDILQALAAMLQSNNGQRITTAALAAKVGVSEAALYRHFPSKARMFEGLIEFIEDTLLSRINTILDEYKDTQSRVEMILQLILIFAERNPGICCILTGEALQGEPERLQERVEQLFDKLETQLKQCLRERKLREGKSFAIDEADLANLLLATVEGKLNQFVRSGFKRLPTQHWPAQWQLMQQSLFEQA, encoded by the coding sequence ATGCCAGCACCACGTCGTAGTAATCGCAAAGAAGACATTTTGCAGGCACTAGCCGCTATGTTGCAAAGTAATAATGGCCAACGCATTACCACAGCTGCCTTAGCCGCTAAAGTAGGCGTATCAGAAGCCGCTTTATATCGCCACTTTCCCAGCAAAGCGCGAATGTTTGAAGGTTTAATTGAGTTTATTGAAGATACCCTACTTTCACGCATTAACACCATTTTAGACGAATACAAAGACACCCAAAGCCGGGTAGAAATGATCTTACAATTAATTTTAATCTTTGCCGAACGTAATCCAGGGATCTGCTGTATTTTAACCGGCGAAGCCCTGCAAGGTGAACCCGAGCGCTTACAAGAACGAGTAGAGCAGCTTTTTGATAAGCTTGAAACCCAACTAAAACAATGCCTGCGCGAACGCAAACTGCGTGAAGGCAAAAGCTTTGCTATCGACGAAGCCGACTTAGCTAACCTGCTATTAGCCACAGTAGAAGGCAAATTAAACCAATTTGTTCGCTCAGGCTTTAAACGTCTACCTACCCAACACTGGCCAGCACAGTGGCAGTTGATGCAACAGAGCCTGTTTGAGCAAGCTTAA
- the dut gene encoding dUTP diphosphatase, translated as MKKAIDLKILDPRIGTEFPLPAYATPGSAGLDLRACINTTLELAPGETKLIPTGLSIYIGDTNLCATILPRSGLGHKHGIVLGNLVGLIDSDYQGPLMVSMWNRGQDSFSIEPGDRIAQLVFMPVVQAEFNLVDSFEQTQRGEGGFGHSGKA; from the coding sequence ATGAAAAAAGCCATAGATTTAAAAATACTTGATCCTCGCATTGGAACAGAATTTCCCTTACCTGCTTATGCCACACCAGGCTCTGCTGGTTTAGATTTACGCGCCTGTATCAACACCACACTTGAATTAGCCCCTGGCGAAACCAAGTTAATACCAACTGGTTTATCTATTTACATTGGCGATACTAATTTATGTGCCACTATTTTACCGCGTTCTGGTTTAGGCCATAAACACGGCATAGTGCTAGGTAACTTAGTCGGCTTAATTGACTCAGACTACCAAGGCCCCTTAATGGTGTCGATGTGGAACCGTGGCCAAGATAGCTTTAGCATTGAGCCTGGCGATCGCATTGCTCAGTTGGTGTTTATGCCCGTAGTGCAAGCTGAATTTAATCTGGTAGACAGCTTTGAACAAACCCAGCGCGGCGAAGGTGGTTTTGGCCACTCAGGCAAAGCTTAG
- the coaBC gene encoding bifunctional phosphopantothenoylcysteine decarboxylase/phosphopantothenate--cysteine ligase CoaBC produces MQQTLANKRILLGVSGGIAAYKSADLVRRLSERGAEVRVILTDSGQHFITPLTLQAVSGNPVSTSLLDPSAEAAMGHIELAKWANIFIIAPATANVIAKLAQGMADDLLTTCVLATTAELFIAPAMNQQMYKNIATQKNIATLNEHNFHIIGPAAGEQACGDVGLGRMEEPLQIVAAIEQFVAAKPDSHLSWQGISIAITAGPTREAIDPVRYISNHSSGKMGFALAAAAAQLGADVTLIAGPTLLTTPAGVKRIDVISAEQMHQAALTAAQNSAIFIGCAAVADYRMAEVAAEKLKKTSDAELILKMVKNPDIIASVAALSQHRPFTVGFAAETHNLIDYAKAKLSSKKLDMICANDVSDPNQGFNSEHNAVTLIWPQGQLALPAQAKSALAQQILQHVLQQFQLVAKI; encoded by the coding sequence ATGCAACAAACTTTGGCAAACAAACGTATTTTACTGGGTGTAAGTGGCGGTATAGCTGCCTATAAAAGCGCAGATTTAGTCCGCCGTTTATCCGAACGCGGCGCAGAGGTTCGAGTTATTTTAACCGACTCTGGCCAACATTTTATTACCCCTTTAACCTTGCAAGCGGTATCGGGCAACCCTGTTAGTACCAGCTTGTTAGATCCCAGCGCCGAGGCCGCTATGGGCCATATAGAGTTAGCCAAGTGGGCCAATATCTTTATTATTGCCCCAGCTACAGCAAATGTTATCGCCAAACTAGCTCAAGGTATGGCCGATGATTTGCTAACAACCTGCGTGCTAGCGACTACAGCTGAACTCTTTATCGCACCTGCAATGAATCAGCAGATGTATAAAAACATAGCAACACAAAAAAATATAGCAACATTAAATGAACATAATTTTCACATAATTGGCCCAGCAGCAGGTGAACAAGCCTGTGGTGATGTTGGTTTAGGCCGAATGGAAGAACCGTTACAAATTGTTGCTGCTATTGAGCAATTTGTTGCAGCTAAGCCCGATAGCCATTTAAGCTGGCAAGGAATATCTATTGCTATTACCGCCGGCCCTACCCGCGAAGCGATAGATCCAGTGCGTTACATTTCTAACCATAGCTCGGGTAAAATGGGCTTTGCTTTAGCAGCAGCTGCCGCGCAATTAGGTGCTGATGTTACCCTTATTGCTGGGCCAACACTTTTAACAACACCCGCTGGTGTTAAGCGAATAGATGTTATTAGCGCAGAGCAAATGCACCAAGCCGCTTTAACGGCAGCACAAAACAGTGCTATTTTTATTGGTTGTGCTGCTGTTGCTGATTATAGAATGGCCGAAGTTGCGGCAGAAAAACTGAAAAAAACCAGTGACGCTGAATTAATTCTAAAAATGGTTAAAAACCCCGATATTATTGCTAGCGTTGCAGCCTTAAGCCAACACCGGCCTTTTACCGTTGGCTTTGCGGCTGAAACCCATAATCTTATCGACTATGCCAAAGCTAAATTAAGCAGTAAAAAGCTGGATATGATTTGTGCTAATGACGTTTCAGATCCTAACCAAGGTTTTAATAGCGAACATAACGCGGTCACGCTAATTTGGCCACAAGGCCAACTAGCCTTACCTGCCCAAGCTAAATCGGCTTTAGCACAACAGATATTGCAGCATGTGTTACAACAGTTTCAATTAGTAGCTAAAATATAA
- the radC gene encoding RadC family protein codes for MSIRNWPAAERPREKLLLHGASALSDAELLAIFLRTGIAGIDAVSLARQLLKQFGSLKGLLSANQQQFCTGKGLGEAKYVQLQAVLELSKRYLEQQIQRETVFTEPSAVKRYLQHAISNKQREVFLLLYLDSQHRLIKTESLFSGTIDASPVYPRIVVQHALAHNAAAVILAHNHPSGVAEPSRADRSITDRLVQALMLVDIKVLDHFVVGDTDVISFAERGWL; via the coding sequence ATGAGTATTCGTAATTGGCCAGCGGCAGAGCGACCACGCGAAAAGCTGCTACTACATGGAGCTAGTGCTTTGTCTGATGCAGAGTTATTAGCAATATTCTTACGCACTGGCATTGCCGGAATTGATGCCGTGAGTTTAGCTAGGCAGTTATTAAAGCAGTTTGGTAGCTTAAAAGGGTTGTTGTCGGCTAACCAGCAACAATTTTGCACGGGCAAAGGTTTAGGCGAAGCTAAATATGTGCAATTGCAGGCAGTATTAGAGTTAAGTAAGCGCTATTTAGAGCAACAAATTCAGCGAGAAACTGTTTTTACTGAGCCCTCAGCGGTAAAGCGTTATTTGCAGCATGCTATTAGTAATAAGCAGCGTGAAGTGTTTTTATTATTATATTTAGATAGCCAACATCGGCTTATTAAGACTGAATCACTGTTTAGTGGCACAATAGATGCCTCGCCGGTGTATCCGCGTATTGTAGTTCAGCATGCATTAGCGCATAATGCGGCCGCTGTTATTCTGGCGCATAACCATCCATCGGGTGTGGCTGAACCAAGTCGAGCGGACAGAAGTATTACCGACCGGCTTGTTCAGGCATTAATGCTAGTAGATATCAAGGTATTAGATCATTTTGTGGTTGGCGACACTGATGTCATCTCCTTCGCTGAACGAGGCTGGCTATAA
- the rpmB gene encoding 50S ribosomal protein L28, which translates to MSKVCQVTGKRPMVGNNRSHAKNATKRRFLPNLQTHRFWVESENRFVTLRTTTRGMRIIDKNGIDAVLVDVRANGHKV; encoded by the coding sequence ATGTCTAAAGTGTGCCAAGTAACTGGTAAGAGACCTATGGTTGGTAACAACCGCTCTCACGCCAAAAATGCTACTAAGCGCCGTTTCCTGCCTAACCTACAAACACACCGTTTCTGGGTTGAAAGTGAAAACCGTTTTGTTACATTACGTACTACTACTCGTGGTATGCGTATCATTGATAAGAATGGTATCGATGCCGTCCTAGTTGACGTGCGTGCTAACGGTCACAAGGTTTAA
- the rpmG gene encoding 50S ribosomal protein L33: MRDKIRLVSSAGTGFFYTTTKNKRTMPEKMEIKKFDPKVRKHVIFKEAKIK; this comes from the coding sequence ATGCGCGATAAAATCCGTTTAGTTTCTTCTGCTGGTACTGGTTTCTTCTATACAACTACGAAGAACAAACGTACTATGCCAGAAAAAATGGAAATCAAAAAATTCGATCCTAAAGTGCGTAAGCATGTGATTTTCAAAGAAGCGAAAATCAAGTAA
- the mutM gene encoding bifunctional DNA-formamidopyrimidine glycosylase/DNA-(apurinic or apyrimidinic site) lyase, whose product MPELPEVEVSRQGISPYLQGQTLLNVIARQRQLRWWIPDEVVEQKQQPILSVTRRAKYLLIELPKGDIILHLGMSGHLKVLPTGTVAIKHDHIDFVLSGDKILRLNDTRRFGAVLWQDRGQVHPLLATLGPEPLSDKFNASHLNQAFAKRRTAVKQVLMDNHVVVGVGNIYANEALFKAGILPTKPANQVSIAQVAELAKQVKLILSAAIKQGGTTLKDFSAADGKPGYFAQELLVYGRGGENCVSCQSVLSDIKIGQRRTVFCPECQQ is encoded by the coding sequence ATGCCAGAGTTACCCGAAGTTGAAGTGTCGCGCCAAGGAATTAGCCCCTATTTACAAGGGCAAACCTTACTTAATGTTATTGCTAGGCAGCGCCAATTACGTTGGTGGATCCCTGATGAAGTGGTGGAGCAAAAGCAGCAACCGATATTATCAGTAACCCGACGGGCTAAGTACTTATTAATTGAATTACCTAAGGGCGATATTATTTTGCATTTAGGTATGTCGGGTCATTTAAAAGTTTTACCAACTGGTACAGTGGCAATAAAGCATGATCATATCGACTTTGTGCTATCGGGCGATAAAATATTACGTTTAAACGACACCCGCCGCTTTGGCGCAGTGTTATGGCAAGACCGAGGCCAAGTGCATCCATTACTAGCAACGCTTGGCCCTGAACCACTGAGCGATAAATTTAATGCTAGCCATTTAAACCAAGCCTTTGCTAAAAGACGCACAGCGGTAAAGCAAGTATTGATGGATAACCATGTTGTGGTTGGTGTAGGTAATATTTATGCTAACGAAGCCTTATTTAAAGCAGGTATTTTGCCTACAAAGCCAGCTAATCAAGTGTCTATAGCACAAGTGGCGGAACTGGCTAAGCAGGTAAAGTTGATTTTAAGCGCGGCCATTAAACAAGGTGGTACTACGCTAAAAGATTTTAGTGCAGCAGATGGCAAACCTGGCTATTTTGCTCAAGAGTTATTAGTTTACGGCCGTGGCGGTGAAAACTGTGTTAGCTGTCAGTCTGTATTAAGTGATATTAAAATTGGCCAGCGCAGAACAGTATTTTGTCCAGAGTGTCAGCAATAA
- a CDS encoding mechanosensitive ion channel family protein: MADFILTWLQHEQLRNILLAILSVILGFLIASIAARAVEKTFKSNFSQHHIVLFKRLVYWLVLALFIASALNQVGFSLSVILGAAGVLSVAIGFASQTSASNIISGLFLIGEKPFQLGDTIKVGSTIGEVLSIDLLSVKLRTFDNLFVRIPNESLIKSEVTNLTRFPIRRFDLKLGVAYKENIRQVRELLLQVADNNPLSLDDPAPVFMFLGFGESSLDIQFSVWAKREKFRELRNTLHEDIKVAFDAAGIEIPFPQRSVILTHANDK, encoded by the coding sequence ATGGCAGACTTTATTTTAACATGGCTCCAACACGAACAGTTGCGCAACATTCTCTTGGCTATTCTATCGGTAATCTTAGGTTTTTTAATTGCCTCTATCGCAGCGCGGGCTGTGGAAAAAACATTCAAAAGTAACTTTTCACAACATCATATAGTGCTTTTTAAGCGCTTAGTTTATTGGTTAGTGCTGGCTCTCTTTATTGCTTCAGCCTTAAATCAGGTTGGCTTTTCCTTAAGTGTTATCCTTGGTGCCGCCGGCGTTTTATCTGTTGCTATTGGTTTTGCTTCCCAAACCTCAGCATCCAATATTATTAGTGGCTTATTTTTAATTGGTGAAAAACCTTTTCAGCTTGGCGATACCATTAAAGTCGGCAGCACTATAGGTGAAGTATTATCCATAGATTTACTGTCAGTAAAACTGCGGACTTTTGATAACTTATTTGTTCGTATTCCTAACGAAAGTTTAATTAAAAGCGAAGTAACAAACTTAACTCGGTTTCCAATTCGACGTTTTGATCTTAAATTAGGCGTAGCCTACAAAGAGAACATTCGCCAAGTTCGTGAGCTATTATTGCAAGTGGCTGACAACAATCCACTGAGCTTAGACGACCCAGCACCTGTTTTTATGTTTCTCGGTTTTGGTGAGTCTTCTTTAGATATTCAGTTTTCAGTTTGGGCAAAACGTGAGAAGTTTCGTGAATTACGCAACACCTTGCACGAAGATATTAAAGTCGCCTTTGATGCTGCAGGCATTGAGATCCCGTTCCCACAACGTAGTGTTATTCTTACTCATGCTAACGATAAGTAA
- a CDS encoding DUF432 domain-containing protein has translation MTSTANSVWWQPMTFAINQCQGFRIGALQLYLQRQAKQWLIATDNLGDDTKVPVQQYNVEMIPGHLQPQRYMFTKSPNVCRLVPQLLDRSVVVKTLQPVSIPPGEQATFYISSPVCISVVLPAANAEKSELILTDIAVQRLSDTWFGPSTQIGELCYADKTHARHSQAELKCRPHRAITPVQVHNLSEQMLAVDKISIPVPLLALYGDLNGNLWTDGLTLHHKSSQSLASFKIDKLSITTQQAATMLSPPRKKAEKHNLIRAFTDMLSDQRG, from the coding sequence GTGACTTCAACAGCTAACTCAGTCTGGTGGCAACCTATGACCTTCGCTATTAATCAATGCCAAGGTTTCCGGATAGGTGCTTTGCAACTGTATTTACAGCGCCAAGCAAAGCAATGGTTAATTGCCACTGATAACCTAGGCGATGATACAAAAGTACCGGTTCAACAATATAATGTTGAGATGATACCTGGCCATTTGCAACCACAGCGCTATATGTTTACTAAAAGCCCTAACGTATGCCGTTTAGTGCCACAATTATTAGACCGGTCCGTTGTGGTTAAAACCTTACAACCCGTCAGTATTCCGCCTGGCGAGCAAGCCACGTTTTATATTAGTTCACCAGTGTGCATTAGCGTAGTACTACCGGCAGCAAATGCTGAAAAATCTGAACTTATCTTAACCGATATTGCAGTACAACGCTTGTCTGATACTTGGTTTGGCCCTTCTACCCAAATTGGTGAACTTTGTTACGCCGATAAAACCCATGCTAGGCACAGTCAGGCTGAGCTAAAATGTAGACCACATCGCGCTATTACACCGGTACAGGTTCACAACCTTTCAGAGCAGATGTTAGCTGTGGATAAAATTAGTATTCCAGTCCCCTTGCTTGCCCTTTATGGTGATCTAAATGGTAACTTATGGACAGATGGCTTAACTTTGCACCATAAAAGTTCGCAAAGCTTAGCCAGCTTTAAAATAGACAAGCTCAGCATCACTACGCAACAAGCAGCAACCATGTTGAGCCCACCACGTAAAAAAGCAGAAAAGCACAATTTAATCCGTGCTTTTACTGATATGCTTTCCGACCAGCGAGGCTAA
- the mgtE gene encoding magnesium transporter: MELPALIETLRLALETDTVHLMREQLEDIHPADYASAIIEFPINDLWTLLSVQPRSDQAKIFGYLPPEVQVELSIRISRRRLSPIIRQMSSDERADLFNRLSEEQRETLLPALALAEREDLLHLSSHEEGTAGAIMTSDYAMLAAEITVAQAMDVLRREAPDKETIYSAYVVDRDRHLIGVVSLRDLILAPVTMRIEELMNHVPIFASVDTLQEEIASLISKYDLLALPIINKDNQMVGIVTYDDAMDVVAEEATEDFHKTATIGKLEISVKDAGILLLYRKRVFWLVILVFGNIFSGAGIAFYEGTISEHIALLFFLPLLIGSSGNAGAQSGTLMVRALATGEIKLRDWGALLGKECIVAGLLGLTMAGSVVGLGWWRGGYDIAVVVALTMMLVVLAGSLIGLSLPFLLSKFKLDPATASGPLITSIADVAGVVLYFSIATWYLGL, translated from the coding sequence ATGGAACTACCTGCATTAATTGAGACCCTTCGCCTTGCGCTAGAAACAGATACTGTGCATTTAATGCGTGAGCAGTTAGAAGATATTCACCCTGCAGATTATGCTAGTGCTATTATTGAGTTTCCTATCAACGATTTATGGACACTGCTGAGTGTTCAGCCTAGATCAGATCAGGCTAAAATATTTGGTTATTTACCACCAGAAGTACAAGTTGAACTGTCTATTCGGATTAGTCGGCGCCGGTTATCTCCTATTATTCGCCAAATGTCATCAGATGAACGTGCTGATTTATTTAATCGCTTAAGTGAAGAGCAACGAGAAACCCTATTACCGGCTTTAGCTTTAGCTGAGCGTGAAGATTTGCTGCATTTATCTTCGCATGAGGAAGGTACTGCTGGCGCTATTATGACGTCTGATTACGCTATGTTAGCGGCTGAAATTACCGTAGCCCAAGCCATGGACGTGCTACGCCGAGAAGCGCCCGATAAAGAAACTATTTATTCTGCTTATGTGGTTGACCGTGATCGGCACTTAATAGGTGTAGTGTCACTACGAGATTTAATCTTAGCACCTGTGACTATGCGCATTGAAGAGCTAATGAACCACGTACCAATTTTTGCCAGTGTTGATACATTGCAAGAAGAAATAGCTTCATTAATTTCAAAGTATGACTTATTAGCCTTACCTATTATTAATAAAGATAATCAAATGGTCGGGATTGTTACTTATGATGATGCGATGGACGTTGTGGCTGAAGAGGCGACAGAGGACTTCCATAAAACGGCAACCATAGGTAAGTTAGAAATAAGTGTTAAAGATGCTGGCATTCTACTGCTGTATCGTAAACGGGTATTTTGGTTAGTTATTTTGGTCTTTGGTAATATTTTTTCTGGGGCGGGTATTGCCTTTTACGAAGGGACAATATCAGAACATATTGCTTTATTATTCTTTTTACCTTTACTAATAGGCAGTAGTGGTAATGCAGGCGCCCAGTCAGGTACTTTGATGGTAAGGGCTTTAGCTACCGGTGAGATTAAATTGCGTGACTGGGGCGCATTACTGGGCAAAGAGTGCATAGTGGCAGGCCTGCTTGGGCTAACGATGGCTGGCTCGGTAGTAGGTTTAGGCTGGTGGCGAGGCGGTTATGATATTGCTGTTGTAGTGGCATTAACTATGATGCTAGTGGTGCTGGCAGGTAGCTTAATTGGGTTGTCGTTACCGTTTTTATTAAGTAAATTTAAACTTGACCCTGCTACGGCAAGTGGGCCATTAATTACCTCTATTGCCGACGTTGCAGGGGTAGTACTGTACTTTTCTATCGCCACTTGGTATTTGGGGTTATAA
- a CDS encoding cation diffusion facilitator family transporter, translating to MLNLSPRQLLLLSLMAAFATMALKGIAWHLTGSVGFLSDALESLVNVAGAGFALFMVTLAQRPADDNHPYGHSKAEYLSAAFEGGMILLAALAIAVTAIERLINPQPIADLGIGTVLIVLASIINLAVGLLLLRGGRLHYSPALEGDGKHLMTDVWTTVGVVVGVNLAMLTGYTWLDPIVAIGVALHILHEGWQILYKASNGLMDQALSDERIAEIEQVLGQFSCHNVFFINLRTRAAATLQFAQADMQVPKDWTVQRAHQVADEAEQALQAIGVELAVHIEPHYAHGPIDQTTL from the coding sequence ATGCTAAATCTGTCACCACGTCAATTATTACTGCTTTCACTAATGGCTGCCTTTGCTACTATGGCGCTAAAAGGAATAGCTTGGCATCTCACCGGCTCTGTTGGTTTTTTATCAGATGCACTAGAGTCCTTAGTTAATGTTGCCGGCGCTGGCTTTGCTTTATTTATGGTAACTTTAGCCCAGCGCCCAGCTGACGATAATCACCCTTATGGCCATAGCAAAGCAGAATATTTATCAGCCGCTTTTGAAGGCGGTATGATTTTATTAGCTGCTTTAGCTATAGCTGTTACCGCCATAGAGCGTTTAATTAACCCCCAACCTATTGCTGATTTAGGCATAGGTACAGTATTAATTGTCTTAGCTAGCATAATAAATTTAGCGGTTGGTTTATTGTTGTTGCGTGGTGGCCGCTTGCATTATTCACCGGCATTAGAAGGTGATGGCAAACATTTAATGACCGATGTCTGGACTACAGTAGGCGTTGTAGTGGGTGTTAACTTGGCTATGCTAACAGGCTATACTTGGCTTGACCCTATCGTCGCTATTGGTGTTGCTTTGCATATTTTGCATGAAGGCTGGCAAATTTTATATAAAGCCAGTAATGGCTTGATGGACCAAGCCTTATCTGATGAACGCATTGCGGAAATAGAGCAAGTGCTTGGTCAGTTTAGCTGCCATAACGTCTTTTTTATTAACTTAAGAACCCGCGCTGCTGCCACCTTACAGTTTGCTCAGGCCGATATGCAGGTGCCTAAAGATTGGACGGTACAACGCGCCCATCAAGTAGCGGATGAAGCAGAACAAGCATTACAAGCTATAGGAGTAGAGTTAGCAGTACATATAGAGCCACACTACGCGCATGGCCCTATAGATCAGACAACTTTATAA
- a CDS encoding porin encodes MTTTKSLATCIASVFAIATYSGFSQAEPVQLYGKVDVSLQSSDEGEGRFTELKSNSSRFGVKGDYALDNGLSLVYKLEWQVDVSDESNEKNIKSRNQYVGIKGNFGEVRLGRHDTALKVSQGKTDLFNDYEADVKHLWQGENRANDSISYLTPNFSGFGAQLTYIIADAKDADDAYSVGVHYGDAALKQRNFYTALAFDSEVKGYDVVRATVQFKVADFIVNTMYQHQEEVATKVEKDGYLVGLAYPWQNFTFKTQYQVMEDDNGASLGVDYKLGKNTKVYAWYSSFDFDLTEDTNYLAVGVSHQF; translated from the coding sequence ATGACAACAACTAAAAGCTTAGCGACTTGTATTGCTAGTGTTTTTGCAATAGCTACATATAGTGGGTTTAGCCAAGCCGAACCAGTACAGCTTTACGGTAAGGTGGATGTATCCTTGCAATCTAGTGATGAAGGCGAGGGCCGCTTTACTGAATTAAAAAGTAATTCTTCACGGTTTGGTGTTAAGGGAGATTATGCTTTAGACAATGGTTTAAGCCTAGTATATAAGCTGGAATGGCAAGTTGATGTCTCAGATGAGAGCAATGAAAAAAATATTAAATCACGTAATCAGTATGTAGGCATTAAAGGTAATTTTGGTGAAGTGCGACTAGGTAGACACGATACTGCACTTAAAGTGTCGCAAGGAAAGACCGATCTGTTTAATGACTATGAAGCAGACGTTAAACATTTATGGCAAGGTGAAAACCGAGCTAACGATTCAATTAGTTATTTAACTCCTAATTTTTCAGGTTTTGGCGCGCAACTAACTTATATTATTGCTGATGCCAAGGATGCAGATGATGCTTATTCTGTCGGAGTGCATTATGGCGATGCAGCGTTAAAACAACGTAACTTTTATACAGCACTGGCCTTTGATAGTGAAGTAAAAGGCTACGATGTAGTACGGGCTACCGTGCAATTTAAGGTGGCTGATTTTATTGTCAATACAATGTATCAACACCAAGAAGAAGTAGCCACTAAAGTGGAGAAAGATGGCTACTTAGTAGGCTTAGCTTACCCTTGGCAAAACTTTACTTTTAAAACCCAGTATCAAGTTATGGAAGATGACAATGGTGCTAGCTTGGGAGTGGATTATAAACTGGGAAAAAATACCAAGGTTTATGCATGGTATTCAAGTTTTGATTTTGACCTGACTGAAGATACTAATTATCTTGCTGTTGGTGTAAGTCATCAGTTTTAA